TGCGTCGGAAGCGTGTGCTTTGCTAAAAATATTGGCTAATGAAGATCGATTGCTCATTTTGTGCGAGCTTAGCAAAGGAACGCGGAATGTGGGGGAGTTGGAGGAGCTGCTGGGCATTCATCAACCCACTTTATCGCAGCAACTGACCGTACTGCGCGAAGAGAATCTGGTGGCGACAGAGCGCAAGGGAAAATATATCTATTACAGTATGGCAAGTCTCGAGGCCGCTAAAGTTATGGAGACTTTGTTCAGTTTGTACTGCAAAGATCATTCGTGATCATTCAGCCGGGTGAAGCTTCTGGCGTTTTGCTGCGTGAGTTGAGCAAGTGGAAGCTTTGCTGATCAGCATTTTACTGGGTGCGATTATCGGCGTTATTTTGGCATTGACCGGTGCCGGTGGAACGATTATCGCAGTGCCTTTGCTAGTGACTGGATTAAATCTGGCCATTGCCGAAGCCGCTCCCATCGCATTATTCGCAGTTTGTTTATCGTCGGGGTTCGCCGCGTTGGTTGCGCATAGGCGCAAGCAAGTGCGTTACCGGGCAGCCGGATTCATTGCGCTTACCGGCATTCTGACCGCGCCTGCCGGTATCTGGCTGGCGCAACATTTGCCCAATGCACCGTTGACGGTATTATTCGCCTTGATTTTGCTCTCTGTGGCAGCCGGCATGCTGCGGCAGAATATGCATAAAGAGAACGCCGCGACGGTTTGCACCGACGGGCAATCCGATTCCGCTGCAACTCCTTGTCAGCTGGGCTATGACCAAGGCCGCTTGATATGGAACTGGCGGTGTGCCCGGGCACTGGCATGGGCGGGAATTGTAACCGGGTTTTTGTCGGGACTGCTGGGAGTCGGTGGCGGTTTTGTTGTCGTGCCGGCTTTAAAAAAGGCAACCAACTTGCCCATACAATCGATTCTGGCGACATCATTGGCAGTGATCACGCTTATATCCGCTGTGAGTGTGGTTTCGGCCGCTCTGCTGGGCGGCATGAATTGGGCGATTGCGCTGCCTTTTGCCGCCGGTGCGCTAGCAGGTGCTCTGGCCGGGCGTCTGCTCGCCCATTATCTTGCCGGACCGAAACTACAGCAAGGATTTGCTGTAGTTTCTATGGGTGTATCCATATGGATGATTGTCAGATTATTCTGGGTGGCTTGACGGATAAAGATCAAGCTCAATTCAGCATAATTTCACGCAATTTTTCTTCCAGCGGTGGACGCAAGCCCGTTTTACGAGCTTCTTCGATTGCGACTTCGGGGTCGATACCTTTGCTGATGCGGTAACTGGCCCACATGGCGCTTGCCCGGTTACCCGATCCGCAATGAATCAGTACTGGGGGTTGTGCCGACTCAATCACTTTGGTGAATTGGGCGACTTGTTCTTTCGTGATGCCGGCGACAGTGGTTGGAATGTTGATGTAGACCATACCGGCTAAGTCGACCAAAGCCTTCTCTTCCGTGGTTCCTTCATTTTTGGTGCGTAAATCAATCACGGTTTTGAAACCGGTGGCTGCCAATGCCGGTACACCGCCGTCGCTGATCAGTCCGGATATGGCGATTTGTTCCGTGGCGCGGCTGTAATTCTGCACCGCAACCACCTGATGCCCGAATGGCACCCGCCCGGAAGCTTGCGCCACGCCGGTAAAAAATACGCTCGTCAGTGCCATCAGAATGATAGAGTATTTCATAGAAAGCCCCGTATGCTGTGTTAAATGAAAATTGTTTTTTCATTGTAGCCGGACTAGGTAATGAAGTACACAGTATTTCCGCCGATCCCGGTCTATCGAAGAGCGTAAGGCGATCGGATAATTTTTATCAAAGGTGACGCTTATGTCGCATGAGCAAGATTTAGCAGCTAACCCGGCACCGCCATGGCATAGCTTGTCCGCGCAGCAGGTGAGAAATGTGTTGGTTAGCGGAGATGCCGGATTATCCACCACTGAGGCGGAGGAGCGTCTGGCACGCTGCGGCGCAAATCGCTTAAAACCACCGCAATCGAAGAGTGCCGTGATGCGGTTTTTATTGCAATTTCATAATATGCTGATTTATATCCTGCTGGTTTCGTCCATACTGACAGCATTTCTTGGACATTGGGTCGATAGTGGCGTGATACTGGGCGTGGTGGTGATCAACGCCGTCATCGGTTTCGTGCAAGAGGGCAAGGCGGAAAAAGCGCTCAACGCGATCCGCCGCATGCTATCGCTCAACGCAATGGTGTTGCGCGATGGGCAGCGCATACAACTTGCCGCGGAGCAATTGGTGCCGGGCGATATCGTTATGCTGCAATCCGGCGACAAAGTGCCTGCCGATTTGCGCTTACTCAACTGCAAGAACTTGCGTATCGAGGAAGCGGCATTGACCGGAGAATCGGAAGCCGTTGAAAAATCCCTTGATGCGGTTGAGGTCGCGACGGCCATCGGCGACCGGCGTTGCATGGCTTATTCCGGCACGCTGGTGGTGTATGGCCAAGGCTCGGGCGTGGTGGTCGCCACCGGTCAGCAGACCGAGATTGGCCGCATCAGTCAGATGATCGCGCAAGTCGACAAATTGGCTTCGCCGTTGCTGCGGCAAATGGCGGTTTTTGGCCGCTGGCTGACGCTGGTGGTGTTATCGCTGGCAACCGGTATTTTTTTCTATGGCTGGTTGTGGCAAGACTATCCGCTCAACGAAATTTTCCTGGCCGCGGTCAGTATGGCGATTGCGGCCATACCGGAAGAATTACCCGCCATCATGACGATCACATTGGCGCTGGGGGTGCAGAATATGGCGCGGCGCAATGCCATTGTGCGCAGACTTCCGGCGGTGGAAGCCCTAGGCGCCGTGACGGTCATTTGCACCGACAAAACCGGAACGCTGACACGCAACGAAATGACCGCGCAGCGCGTAATGACCGCGGACGATCGATGGCAGGTGAGTGGTGTGGGATACGCGCCGCAAGGCGGTTTCAGCCGGGATGAGGAGCGTATCCAGGTTGCCGATCACCCCGATTTGCAGGAACTTTGCCGGGCCGGATTGCTGTGCAATGATGCCATATTGCATCAGCGCGGCGATACCTGGGAAATTCACGGCGATCCTACCGAAGCCGCGCTGGTTACAATGGCTATGAAGGCGACGCTCGATCCCGGCCGGGAGCGTGAAACGCTGCCGCGCATAGACGTCATTCCCTTCGAATCGGAACATCGCTTTATGGCAACACTGCATCACAGTCCGGCCGGGCATAGCGTCATTTATGTCAAAGGTGCGCCGGAGAAGGTCCTGACGATGTGCAATTATCAGCGCAGCCAAGGTGAAGATCACTTGCTTCAGCTTGATTTCTGGCATGCCGGAATACGCGAAGCGAGTGAAACCGGGCGGCGCGTGCTGGCGATTGCCAGCCGGGTGATACCGGACCGGCAGCAGACAGTGGATTTTTCCGATGTGGAAATGGGCTTAACCTTGCTTGGCATGGTGGGCATTATGGATCCGCCGCGCGACGAAGCCATTGCCGCTGTCCAGCAATGTCATGCCGCGGGCATTGGCGTCAAAATGATTACCGGCGATCATCGCATCACTGCCTGCGCAATCGGCGCAAGTCTCGGTATCGGCGATGGGCGGCGTGCGCTGTCAGGAATCGAACTGGATAATTTGGATGATGCACAACTGCGGCAGGCGGTTGCGGATGTCGATGTTTTCGCCCGAGCTGATCCAGGGCATAAGTTGCGTCTGGTAACCGCGCTGCAAGCAAGTGGTGAAATTGTCGCCATGACCGGTGATGGTGTGAATGACGCGCCGGCGTTAAAGCGTGCCGATATCGGCGTGGCGATGGGACAGAAAGGTACCGAGGTGGCCAAGGAAGCGGCTGAGATGGTATTGATGGACGACAACTTTGCGTCGATTGCGCACGCCGTGGAAGAGGGCCGTACGGTTTACGATAATATCCGCAAAACAATGGTGTATGTGCTGCCGACCAACGGCGGCGAGGCCGGTTTGCTGATTCTGGCGATCATGCTGGGAATGGCGCTGCCGATCACGCCGTTGCAAATTTTATGGATCAATATGGTGACGACGGTGACATTGGCGATTTCGCTGTCGTTTGAGCGCCCTGAAATGAGCGTGATGACGCGCCCGCCGCACGATCCGCATGCGCCGGTATTGTCAGGCTTGCTGGTGTGGCGTATCGCGTTTGTCACGCTGCTCATGATCGGCGGCAGTTTTACTTTGTATTTCTGGGAATTGGCGCAAGGATCGAGTGTTGAATTTGGCCGTACCGTGGTCGTGAATGTGTTGGTGCTATGTGAAATCGCTTATTTATTCAATTGCCGCTATCTAATTGCACCCGTGTGTACACGCCAGGGTTTGCTGGGGAATCGCTATGTGTTGCTGGCAGCCGGTTTGCTGCTGCTGCTGCAGTTACTGTTGACGTATTGGCCTGCCATGCAGGAGCTGTTTGGCACCACGGCACTGGATGCCGCAGCGTGGGGACATATTGTTGCTGTCAGCTTGCTGCTGTTTCTGTTGATCGAGTTCGAGAAATACTTGCTGCGCTGCAGGGGGGTGGAGAATTTATGAGGGGTCAATTTATCTAGTCAGGAATAAATTGACCCCCAGTTTGCCGTTAGGTTAGCGACTGTGTTTTACAACGCCGCCAGGAAAGCGACGAGATCCGCTTTTTCGCTTTCGGTCAGGCCGATATTGAAGCGAGTATTGTAAAACTCGACGACGGATTGTAAATCCGGCGCGGAGCCGTCATGGAAGTAAGGCGGACGGGAAGCGACCGCGCGCAGGATCGGTCCTTTGAAGCGACCGATGTCCTTCCATTTACCGGTGAGCAATGCACGACCCGGGTCGGTGGTTTTGACGATTTCGCCGGTCGTTTTGTTTTTCAAAGTATACAGCGGCATATCCGGTGTGCGGCGCGATGCATCGGCAACGCCGATGTCGAGCGGCATCGGTGTTGAGTGATTGCCCGAGTTCGGTGCGTTATGGCATGTCGTGCAGGTTCCGGCCAATTCGCTGACACCCAAATCATCGTTAATGCCTTTTACGCCCTTGATGGCGATCGGCTTGGTATTGAACAATGCTTGACCGCGGGCGATGGCCGCGCGTGCGCTTTTGGTGCCGTGCGACGGTTTATTCGCTTTGAACCGGTTCCAGCTGTCGTAGAGCGACATTACGTTGGGATTGAATGGCTCATGGGTTTGATAATCGCCAACCAATGTATCGTTGATGCCGAAGTAATATTTCTGCTTAGTGAGCGCTTTAGGACCGCCGGACGCTTTCTCTACCGTGAGTTCACCAGCTTCATTATCTTCAATTTGCGCAGTAAATAATCCGGATTCGAATGCGACGATCGCATCACGCTCTTCATCGGTCAGATCGCGCAGTGCTTCCGCGTGACCCAAGGTGGCGTGATTGGCTTGCGTTCCCAAATCAAACGATACCGGTGAGAAACACGTGGACGTACCATAAATACAATCACTGGAACCCGGTTGCAGTGTTGTTTCGCGACCGTCCCACATGACGGCGCTGAGAAACTTCAGATTGGTCGTCGGCATCGGGCGGCGGAATAGCGACAACTCGGTTTCGCTGGCGAAGCCGTAAGGATCATCGACTTCGATCAATTCAAATTCGGCGCCGCTGGGAATGCCGATTCCCACGCGGATATTGGCTTTCTTAAGCAACATGCTGTAGGCGGAGCGGCGCTTGTCAACGGTCGTTACATCAGCAAGCGGGGAATTGGCACCGTCTACCAAGCGGAAAAGCGGATCCAGGCCTTTGGTTTTATCGAAGAGTTTCTTTACCACCTTCGGTGTGATTGTCCAGCCTTGGTCGGGCGCATGGCAGGAAGCGCAACTACGGCCGTTCGTTCCGATGCTTTTGAAAAACGGGTTGTCAAGATCGATAAAGCCCGCGCTGCTGAATGTGGCATCTTTACCATGACTGTTTTCCGAACTGAACATATTCGGTAAGCGATTGCCATCATGATCGCGGCCACGACCATCATGATCGTCTTTGGCGAATACCGGCGCAGCCAGCATGATAAATAATGCGGAGATTATCGTTAATCTCGCTATGTTTCTGTTGTGCATCAATTTGCTCCTCTTGGTGGATAAAAAAAGAGCTAAATTTTTTTAAAATTTAGCTCAACGTAATGTTCTCTAACTACTGAAAATGGTGCGCAGTCTAATTGAATTTATGAACACTGCCTATAGTCATATTGAACTAATGGTTATAGTCTAAATAAGCTAGGATAAGCTGGCTGTGAGAAAAGTCACACCGAAAGTATTGCTGACGGGTTCGATTGCTAAGGGAACGCTGATTAATTCGGCGGACGAGATGAGGCGATAGACGCACGGGACGCAGTAACTGATATTTATCAAAAAGATAGACAAAGGCGTGAGTACCGCGCAACGAAGCGATTCGTTTGTGCAGTCAATTAATCAGCGTTTTCCTAATCCTGGTTTTGAAAGATAAAAGAAACCGCTGCGATTGATTGTATTCAGTGCAAATCCATCAGTTTGATGGCGATGGTTATGTTTGGGTAAATGGATTATCGCCGTCCATCGTACCAAATCGGCAGTTTTTTCTTATCCAGCAGTGTCTTGCGCGGACTGAACATGACGCTGAAGAATTGTCCGGCGATTTCCCAGCCGGTGTAGAGTTTGACTTTTCGTGGTGACGTGACCAGCGGATGACGGGTTAGGATGGTGAACTTCAAATCGCGTTTGCGTCCCCATTTTTTCAGCAGTTCGCTCAAGTCGATTTCGTCGGCGGCGAACATTTCCTGGTTAAATCCGCCGACATCGCGAAACGCGTCGCTGCGGCATACCACCAATGCGCCGGATGCCCAGCGGAATGTGACGGAAAACAGCGTCCAAAGCTGCATGGCAGCGTTCCCCCACCACGGCAGATCGGGCATATGCATGACACTGCCGCAACCGACATATTTACCCGATTCAATCATTTGCAGAATGTCGGCGACCATGCCGGGATTCAACAAGCTGTCGGCATCGACGAACAGCAGCCAGTCGCCAGTGGCGGCTGCCGCACCGGTATTGCGCGCACGGCCGATCTGGTTGACCGGCTCGAATACGACTTTTGCTCCGGCTTGTAGGGCCAATTGCGCGGTTTTGTCGGTGGAATTGTTATTCACGACAATGATTTCATGGGTAAAACCGGGTTTCCGGTTGGCGCTGACCGATTCTTGGATGGAATTCAGACAATCCAGGATCAACAGTTCTTCGTTAAAAGCGGGGATGACGATCGAAAGATGCATGAGTCGATGGTGTTACCGGAAGGGTGCAAATGAAGAAGGAGAGCGGAAAACCGCTCTCCGTTGCGAAATTAGAACTCGCCTTGTTTGATGTAAGGCTGTGACCACAGAATCACTTGCATCAGCACGGATTTGCGCCATGCGTCTTGCATGCGATCCACGTCGTCACGGGAATGGCCGCCTTTTTCCAGGAACGGACGTAATGTCGTCGTGATTGGAATCAGCAGAGCGAAAATGTAATGCACATGAATGATCGGTACGCATTTCACGTTGTCGGTGGTATTTTTCTTGGTGGTGTGGTGGCGCAAACCGATTTCGTGTTGATAGTTCAACCAGTCCTGATTGTATTCCGCGTTGGCGGTATCCAGAATCCATTGACCGAAACGTTTGCGCACGCCGCCGAGGTAGTCCATGTTGGGTTGACCGTCGGCTGCGTTAGTGAAGTAGTGCAGCAGGAACGGTGTCGAACCGACAAAACCGTACCACACGTCGAGAATTTGCTCGACTTGATCTTTCAGCACATCGTGCGACATTTTCAAATAGCGCACATCGTCATCGCCGAACAGTGAAGCTTGTTTCAGTTTGGCGAAATCGTCCATCGATACGGGAGATTTCGCAACGGCAGCGGTACCGTAGGTATAGCCGGGTATATTGGTTGCCATAAGATTTCCTTTTTTAGTGTTAAAGATGTCAATTACCATAACTGGCACTGATTGTTGCCAGTTATGCATGGGATATCATGCGGTTATGCAATGAATTCTTATCAAATTGTATAGAAAAACGAATCGAGTCAAAATTTGCAACGCGGATTCTACAGGATTGATAATTTGCGCGGGTAACCTTTTTAAAGTTAATTGTTTGATGCTGCCAATAACGCATCGAGCCAGATTTTCCACCTCTGATATTTTTTCACGAGCACGGTATTTGCGAGGTTGATTTCTATCGCTTGCGTTTCCCGCTGACCGGATATTTTGAGTCCGCAAGCAAGCAGCGCTGCGCCTTGCAGGCTAGTTTCCTTTTGCGGCAAGTGAAAGACCGGTAACGGTACACATTGGGCGATGCCTTGCTGCAAGCAGGGAAGGCTCGACAAACCGCCCGACAGATAAACCCGGCTTAGCGGCGAGTGCTGGTGAAAATCTTCCAGGATGCGCGCCACGCGGAAAATAATCGCTTCCAGCAGCAATGCGGCAATTTGTTGTTCGCTCAGCTCCGCTGCCGATGCGGAAAAGTGTATGCCCCAATCGCTGCGGAAATACGGCGCGCCTAAACCGCTGGGTTCGGCCAGACAAAAAATATCGTTTTGCGCGAGATCTTCAACAGCGCAATCCTTGACCGGATGTGGTGCAAGCGCGGTAGCGATGGAATTGATCGTGCCTTCGACGGCGAATCGCGTTTGCCGGTTTTCGTTTTGATAGACCAAAGTTTGCAAGTAACCGCCGGATACTGGTGTATCCGCGGCAAGTGAACGGATCACGAAACCGCCGGTGCCGAGATTGACCAAAGCTTCACAAGCGTCATCCGCCAAGCTGGCGATCAGCGCAGCCGATTGATCGCCGGCGCTGGCTTGCAGCGTCAAACCATTTTCCAGCAGCACATTCAATCCGGCGGAAGGTTTGATGTTCGGCAAAATTTCCTGGGGGATGCCGAACAGATGACATAAAGTGTCCGACCATTGCTGGCAGTGAATATCCATCAGCAGCGTGCGCGCGGCCATCGAAGCGTCGGTGACGAAATGCTTGCCGTTCGTCCAGCGCCAGATCAGAAAAGTATCCAATGTGCCAGTCAGCCATTCGCCTTGGATCAGTTTTTCGCGCCATGCCGGATTTTCCTGCAACAATACGCTGAGCTTGGGGGCGAAATAATAGGGCGTCAACCGCAATCCGGTCAGCGTGCACAAGCTTTCCACTGATCCGTGCAAACGTTCGTAACAGCGTGCGCCGCGGTTATCTTGCCAGGAAATCAACGGCGTAACCGGTTCGCCGCTGGCTTTGTCCCAAATCAGAAAAGACGAACGCTGACTGCACAGTCCTAGCGGCGGTTTTTCGGCGGTTTCTTTCATGCAAGTTTGCAAAACTTGCGCGGCGATGCGCGCGTATTCCATGGCATCGCTTTCGTACCGCCCATCATGACTGTCGATTGCGGGCGCAGGCCGGGAGACGATATCGTGAAGATTTCCCTGCCGGTCCATCAGCGCGGCTTTGATCGACGTGCTGCCTAAGTCGAGCGCAATTGCGGCAATCAGTGCATGATCCATGGTGCGCAACGCTCCATTTCATCCAACACGCCCCTATCATCCCACTGCAATGCGGCGGCAACTTGCAAAGCGATCCGCTGTAACTGTTCCTGCGTCAAGCGCGTGAGAATCAGCAACGGCAGGCGGCGGCGTAAGAGATCGTCAAGATGAACGACCATTTCGTTCGTTGCGCAGTGCAACAGATCAGCGGCTATAAAAGGCAGTGCTGGAACGATGCGCTGCGCCAAACTGCGGTCAGCTTCGATGATGCGGAAAATTCCATCCACTTGCGTGCCGTGGCGGCGGATCAGCCATTTTGCACTGTCAATATCAATGCTCAGTTGTCCCGCGCGGTTTAGCATCGCTGCAAACCATGCCGGAAACGCTTCTTGCGGCGCCCACGGGAAACGGTTGTGTTCAGTGGCGCAAGGCTGCGAAACATCTAACTGAGCGCATACCGCGTCGACGATGCAGGCGGCATCCTGGCGCGATGAGGTGATTTTTCCACCGATGGCGTAGTGCGCGCCGTTGGCGGCGGTTTTCAATTCCCAATCGCGGCTGACGGCGGAAGGTGAACCGGAAGCGGTTGTTTTTGATGATTGTTTAAAAACCCGTACACCGGCAAAACGGCCGATGATATCGGCTTTGGTCCACGGCGTTTTTAGATAACCGTTGGCAGCGGCCAGCAGATAATCGATATCGCTGTCATCGGCGCGAACCGTGTCAACATCACCCGTGAAATCGGTATCGGTGGTGCCGAGCAGCGTCAAGCCATACCAGGGGATCATGAAAAACACCCGGCCGTCCGATTGCGCGGTCAGCAGCAAGGCTTCATCATTGAGCACGGCGGGCATCAGCAGATGAACGCCTTTGGCCAGACGGCACCAGTCGCGGCTGGGTGGTTCTTCTGCCAGCCACTGGCCGGTGGTGAAAACGATCTGCTTGGCGTGGATTTCCAGTTCGCTTTGCGTCAATTGATCGCGCACGATTGCACCGCTCGCTTTACCGCCGGTTTCCAATAGCTGCTCCAGCTTGCAGTAATTGACGCAGTGCGCTCCGGCTTGCTGCGCACCGGCGATAAGTTCAAGCACCAGGCGCGCATCGTCGGTTTGCGCATCGGCGTAGGTGAAGCCGCCTTTCAAGGATGCTTCGGCGAGTACCGGGAAATGCGCGGTGAATTGTTCCGCATTGAAATAGCGATGCTGCATGCCGGGTTCCGGGGCGTGCGCCAGAAAATCGTACAGTGTCAATCCCAGTTTCAGTTGCAGACGGTTGAGGCGCTGCTGCGCATACACCGGCACGCCAAACCGCAGCGGCCAGACACGGTGCGGCGCGTTATGCAGCAGCAGGGTGCGTTCTTTCAGTGATTTGCCGACCAGTTTGAAATCGTACGTTTCCAGATAGCGCAGCCCGCCGTGAATCAGTTTGCTGGACGCGGATGAAGTAGCGTCGGCCCAGTCGTTTTGTTCGACAATGGCGACGCTCAGACCGCGCAGCGCGGCGTCATACGCGGTCCAGGCGCCGTAGATGCCGCCGCCGCATACCAAAAGATCGAAGGGTTGATGTTGTAACGCCGCGAAATCCCGTTTCATCGGCCGCGCAGCGTCAACGCCAGTTGCGGCAAGTCGCTGATGAGGATATCGACGCCCAGTTGCAAGGCTTTGGTGATTTCCGCTTCGCTGTTACAGGTATAAACCGCGACACACTTGCTTTGTTCACGTAACAGCTCAACCATCTCGTGATCCAAATTTTCAATCGGCAAACAAAGTCCGTGCAAGAACGCATGAGTGCTGAACAGTGATTGCGCGTCCGCGAAGGTTTGGTCGGTTTCAAAATTGTAGATCAGCGGGAATCCGGGCTGGTATTGATGCGCGTATTCGAGACTGGCCAAATTGAAAGACGAGACCATGATGCGCTGCTCCGGGTTCTGACCGATCAGATCCAGCGTCTGGCGGATTTTCAATTGATGACGGGAAACCACTTCCCAGCCGCGATTTTTGACTTCGATCAGCAAACGGCAGCGGGCGCGGTAAGCGGCGAGAAAATCCTGCAACGTCATCAAGCCTTCACTGTCCGATTCCGGGTGGATCAATGTTTTAAGCTGATGATAATCGAAATCGTCGATGTGTTTGCCGTCTAAGCCGATTTTATTCAGGAAGCGATCGTGCCAAAGTACGGTAATTTCATCCCGGCTCAATTGCACGTCGGTTTCGATGCCGTCGATGGCATACGCCAGCGCTTTATCGAAAGCGCCACGGGTATTTTCAAAGGCTTCCCGGTTTGCGCCGCGATGCGCGAACACCAGAGGTCTGTTGCGCGACTGATGGCTATGCAGTGACATTGCAGCAGCGGGAATGAATTATTTGACGGCGGCTTGCAATATTTCGATGATGGCCGGATCCTTGGCTATTTCAGCCGCGGTTTTCTCGGTTTTGCTTTTGATTCTCGGGTTGGCGCCTTTGGCCAGCAGTGTTTTCACGGTATCGGCATGATCGTGCAATGCGGCCCACATCAAAGCGGTTATGCCATCTTCGTTTTGCAGGTCGATTTTTGCGCCGTTTTCCAGCAATACGTCAATGACGGCCGTATGGCCGTTTTGCGCTGCCAGAATCAGCGGCGTGAATCCGTTGGTCGCGCGGTGATCGACTTTGGCGCCGTGCTTGAGCAGCGCCTTGACCACATCGGTGTGACCGATCAGCGCCGCGAGCGTGAGCGGGGTTGCGCTATTTTTGTCTTGTACATCCACTTTGGCGCCTTTTTCCAGCAGTGCATTGACAATTTCGATGTGGCCGTTTTGCGCGGCGATGAAAAGCGGTGTGGTATCGTTGATCGCGATCAAGTCAACCGGCGCATTCTGTGCCAGCAGCATTTTGACAATCTCAGTATGGCCGTTCCTGGCCGCCATGTACAACGCAGTGGTATTGTCGGCGGCTTGCGCGTCGATTTTTGCGCCCTTTTCCAGCAATTTGCCGACGGTACCGGTTCTGCCGTCCATCGCGGCGATGATCAGGGCAGTGAGCTTGTCCTGCGTTTGTAAATGAATGTCCGCGCCTTTTTCCAGCAGCGTGTCGACAATGCCTTCATGTCCCTTCTGGATCGCCAGCATCAACGCGCTGATGCCGTCCGTTGTCTGCACATTAATCTGCGCGCCTTTTGCCAGCAATGCGTTGACCACAGCGGCATGGCCGTTTTTGGCGGCGATGATCAGCGCGGTAGCGCCACCGGCGTTTTTCAGATTGACATCGGCATTTCTTTCCAGCAGCAAATTGACGTTATCGGCGTGACCGTATTGCGAGGCGACGATCAGCGCGCTGAATCCCTTGTCATTCTGATAATTGACGTTGACTCCCTTGTCCAGCAACTGCTTGAGGTTTTCCGGTTGTCCGGAGAATGCCGCTTTAAGGAATTCGGCTTCATCATCG
The nucleotide sequence above comes from Gammaproteobacteria bacterium. Encoded proteins:
- a CDS encoding winged helix-turn-helix transcriptional regulator; this translates as MKTELVLPGIEALHASASEACALLKILANEDRLLILCELSKGTRNVGELEELLGIHQPTLSQQLTVLREENLVATERKGKYIYYSMASLEAAKVMETLFSLYCKDHS
- a CDS encoding sulfite exporter TauE/SafE family protein; its protein translation is MEALLISILLGAIIGVILALTGAGGTIIAVPLLVTGLNLAIAEAAPIALFAVCLSSGFAALVAHRRKQVRYRAAGFIALTGILTAPAGIWLAQHLPNAPLTVLFALILLSVAAGMLRQNMHKENAATVCTDGQSDSAATPCQLGYDQGRLIWNWRCARALAWAGIVTGFLSGLLGVGGGFVVVPALKKATNLPIQSILATSLAVITLISAVSVVSAALLGGMNWAIALPFAAGALAGALAGRLLAHYLAGPKLQQGFAVVSMGVSIWMIVRLFWVA
- a CDS encoding protein tyrosine phosphatase family protein, giving the protein MKYSIILMALTSVFFTGVAQASGRVPFGHQVVAVQNYSRATEQIAISGLISDGGVPALAATGFKTVIDLRTKNEGTTEEKALVDLAGMVYINIPTTVAGITKEQVAQFTKVIESAQPPVLIHCGSGNRASAMWASYRISKGIDPEVAIEEARKTGLRPPLEEKLREIMLN
- a CDS encoding cation-transporting P-type ATPase, giving the protein MSHEQDLAANPAPPWHSLSAQQVRNVLVSGDAGLSTTEAEERLARCGANRLKPPQSKSAVMRFLLQFHNMLIYILLVSSILTAFLGHWVDSGVILGVVVINAVIGFVQEGKAEKALNAIRRMLSLNAMVLRDGQRIQLAAEQLVPGDIVMLQSGDKVPADLRLLNCKNLRIEEAALTGESEAVEKSLDAVEVATAIGDRRCMAYSGTLVVYGQGSGVVVATGQQTEIGRISQMIAQVDKLASPLLRQMAVFGRWLTLVVLSLATGIFFYGWLWQDYPLNEIFLAAVSMAIAAIPEELPAIMTITLALGVQNMARRNAIVRRLPAVEALGAVTVICTDKTGTLTRNEMTAQRVMTADDRWQVSGVGYAPQGGFSRDEERIQVADHPDLQELCRAGLLCNDAILHQRGDTWEIHGDPTEAALVTMAMKATLDPGRERETLPRIDVIPFESEHRFMATLHHSPAGHSVIYVKGAPEKVLTMCNYQRSQGEDHLLQLDFWHAGIREASETGRRVLAIASRVIPDRQQTVDFSDVEMGLTLLGMVGIMDPPRDEAIAAVQQCHAAGIGVKMITGDHRITACAIGASLGIGDGRRALSGIELDNLDDAQLRQAVADVDVFARADPGHKLRLVTALQASGEIVAMTGDGVNDAPALKRADIGVAMGQKGTEVAKEAAEMVLMDDNFASIAHAVEEGRTVYDNIRKTMVYVLPTNGGEAGLLILAIMLGMALPITPLQILWINMVTTVTLAISLSFERPEMSVMTRPPHDPHAPVLSGLLVWRIAFVTLLMIGGSFTLYFWELAQGSSVEFGRTVVVNVLVLCEIAYLFNCRYLIAPVCTRQGLLGNRYVLLAAGLLLLLQLLLTYWPAMQELFGTTALDAAAWGHIVAVSLLLFLLIEFEKYLLRCRGVENL
- a CDS encoding glycosyltransferase; the encoded protein is MHLSIVIPAFNEELLILDCLNSIQESVSANRKPGFTHEIIVVNNNSTDKTAQLALQAGAKVVFEPVNQIGRARNTGAAAATGDWLLFVDADSLLNPGMVADILQMIESGKYVGCGSVMHMPDLPWWGNAAMQLWTLFSVTFRWASGALVVCRSDAFRDVGGFNQEMFAADEIDLSELLKKWGRKRDLKFTILTRHPLVTSPRKVKLYTGWEIAGQFFSVMFSPRKTLLDKKKLPIWYDGRR
- a CDS encoding protogloblin ApPgb, with amino-acid sequence MATNIPGYTYGTAAVAKSPVSMDDFAKLKQASLFGDDDVRYLKMSHDVLKDQVEQILDVWYGFVGSTPFLLHYFTNAADGQPNMDYLGGVRKRFGQWILDTANAEYNQDWLNYQHEIGLRHHTTKKNTTDNVKCVPIIHVHYIFALLIPITTTLRPFLEKGGHSRDDVDRMQDAWRKSVLMQVILWSQPYIKQGEF
- a CDS encoding carbohydrate kinase, with protein sequence MDHALIAAIALDLGSTSIKAALMDRQGNLHDIVSRPAPAIDSHDGRYESDAMEYARIAAQVLQTCMKETAEKPPLGLCSQRSSFLIWDKASGEPVTPLISWQDNRGARCYERLHGSVESLCTLTGLRLTPYYFAPKLSVLLQENPAWREKLIQGEWLTGTLDTFLIWRWTNGKHFVTDASMAARTLLMDIHCQQWSDTLCHLFGIPQEILPNIKPSAGLNVLLENGLTLQASAGDQSAALIASLADDACEALVNLGTGGFVIRSLAADTPVSGGYLQTLVYQNENRQTRFAVEGTINSIATALAPHPVKDCAVEDLAQNDIFCLAEPSGLGAPYFRSDWGIHFSASAAELSEQQIAALLLEAIIFRVARILEDFHQHSPLSRVYLSGGLSSLPCLQQGIAQCVPLPVFHLPQKETSLQGAALLACGLKISGQRETQAIEINLANTVLVKKYQRWKIWLDALLAASNN